Genomic segment of Chloroflexota bacterium:
AACACATCGGGCCGACATGCTGAGCTGGGATGACGCGGGGGAGCGTCTCGCCGCTGCGCGGAACTACTGGGTGTGCACCGCCGACGCGGCCGGTCGTCCGCACGCCGCGCCCGTCTGGGGGCTGTGGTCGGACGGCGCGCTCTACTTCTCCACAGACCCGGCTTCGCGCAAGGGACGGAATCTGGCGGCGAGGCCGGAGGTCGTGGTCCACCTGGAGAGTGGGGATGACGTCGTCATCATCGAGGGGACGGCGGAGCGCGTGCGAGATGTGGCCCTCCTGGAAGGCCTCGTCGATCCGTACGAGCGCAAATACGGCGTCCGCGTGGACTTCACCGACGAGAGCTTCGCCGTCTACGTGGCGCGGCCGCGGCGGGCGTTTGCGTGGTTCGAGCGCACCTTTCCGACGACGGCGACGCGCTGGCGGTTCGACGCCTAACGCCCTTTCGCGCCGGCTGGCGCCTCGACGATACTAAAGCTGCCATTGGATGGAAGGAGAGATGCATGGCCGCTGCGCCGGATAAACCGCGACCAGACCTCTTGAGCCGCACGCCCGCGTACCAGAACGGCGGGTTCACCTACGACCGGTGGATGGAAGCCCAGGGGCTGCCCATTCACCGGGGCTACTACATCGGAGACCTGCGCACTGCGCCGCTCGGTCGCTGGGACGAGCGGGAGTGCGACGCCGCCTTCATTCAGCTCATGGGGCAGGAGGGCGTGAGCGAGGCGCGGATCAGCGAGATCCGCCCTGGGGCCACGCTGCCGCCGCTGAAGCTGGCGGTCGACGAGCTGATCTACGTCGTCGAGGGGCGCGGTCTCACCACCGTCTGGCCCTCCGAGGGGGCGGCGAAGACCACCTTCGAGTGGCAGACGCGGAGCATGTTCGTCGTACCGCACAACTTCACCCACCAGCTCTCCAACGCGCAGGGCGACCGCCCCGTGCGCCTGCTCCACTACAACTACCTTCCCGTCGCCATGTCGGCCGTCCAGGATCCGTCCATCTTCTTCAACAACCCGGTCGGGGTGGGAGAGTCCGTCGAGGACCAGCTCTACGCCGAGGCGCGCGGGATCACCGGAGAGATCCAGGGGATGCCGGCGCCGGGCTCGTTCTGGTACGGCAACTTCTTCCCGGACATGGGCGCCTGGGACAAGCTGGTGCCATTTCGGGGCCGGGGCGCGGGCGGCACAACGGTCTTCGTCGGGTTCCCCGGCTCAGAGCTGTCCTGCCACATGTCGGTGTTCCCCGCCCGAACCTACAAGCGCGCGCACCGACACGGACCCGGGCGCGTCATCGTGATCCCGCGCGGCGAGGGCTTCTCGATCCTGTGGGAAGAGGGGAAGGAGAAGATCGTGGTCCCGTGGCACGAGGCGAGCCTCTTCGTCCCGCCGAACCGCTGGTTCCACCAGCACTTCAACCTGGGCGGCGAGCCGGCGCGCTACCTCGCCTTTCATCCGCTGCGCCAGTTCTCGGGCCATGCCGAGAGCGTGCAGGATCGAGCCCGCGACCAGATCGACTACACGGCCGAGGAGCCGTGGGTTCGGGAGAAATTCGAGGCGGAGCTGGCGCAGCGGGGGCTCAGCACGGGGATGCCGCCGGAGGCGTACACGATTCCCAACTACGAGTGGGGGTACGACTGACGACCGCTCCTTCCCCCCTTGCGGGGGAAGGCGGGGATGGGGGGGTCCCCCTCACCCTCACCCTCTCCCCCGACCGCGGGGGAGAGGGGATTGACCGCTCCTTCGCCCCTTGCGGGGGAAGGCGGGGATGGGGGGTGTCCCCCTCACCCTCCCCCTCTCCCCCGACCGCGGGGGAGAGGGGATTGACCGCTCCTTCCCCCCTTGCGGGGGAAGAGTGTGGAACCCGGTAGGGCGGGGGTTTATCCCCCGCCGCGACGTCGAGCATTGCGTCGGGTCGGCTGGGGACAAGCCCCAGCCCTACCAGACTAGCCCTACCAGACTAGTGCACCGGCTCCAGGACGGCCTTCTCGCCCTGCAGCCGAATGGCCGCTTCCTTGAGCACCGGGCTGTACTTGCTCGCCTGCCCCGCGCGGCTGATCTGGTTGGGGTCGCCGCGGTTGAAGAGCACCTGCTCGGTGTGCAGCTCGTGACAGACGTTGGTGGCGGGGTCCCGGAAGATGTTCATCGGGTCCTCGCCCTTCTCCACCTTCAGGAGGTTCAGCTCGAGCAGCTTGCGGTACATCGCGACGCCCTTGTCCGACAGCCCCAGGTGCTCCTCGCGACGATCGGCAATGTCGCCCTGCGTGTACCACATCGCCATGTCCTGGCCGCTGTTGTTGTCCAGATACTGCCACTCCGGCTGGCCGTGCTCGTCGAGGCCGGGCACCGGGACGTCGTAGAGCGGGATCGTCTCCTGCGGGCGAATCTCGAGGCCCGGCCGCGGCGGATGGGCCGAGTACCACCAGTACAGCGTGTGGGTGTCGTCGATGGGGACACGGATCTGGAAGGCATTGCCGGTCCGCAGGATGTTTGGGAAGACGACGGGGTGCCCCACGGACCAGCCGTCGTCGTCCTCCGTCATCCCCTCGAGGAGCCGCCGCTTGATGATGCCGTACTCGAAAACGTCGAAGCCGATCTTGGTGTGCTTCCAGGGCGTCTTGCCCAGATTGGCGTCGTAGCGCTTGAGGTCCGGGCGGCCGAGGCGCTGCAGGACGTAATTCGAGAAGTACGTGTGCAGCCACTCCACGTGGACCGGGTCCAGGGAGTTCTCCATGATCTGGAGCCAGTTGCAGGGAATGATCGCCGTCCCGATGTCGCGCATCACGTTGTCCCACACGAAGAGGTCCCAGTTCGGGATCAACGGCGCCGGCTGCGGCCCCAGGTACGCGAAGATCATGCCCGCCTTTTCCTGCACGGGGTAGGCGGTGATGGTCACGCGGTCCCTGAACGTGCTGCCCGGGTCCTCGGTCTGCTCGTATGGCTGATCGAGGCAGCGACCCGTCGCGTCGAAGAGCCAGCCGTGATACGCGCA
This window contains:
- a CDS encoding cupin domain-containing protein, which produces MAAAPDKPRPDLLSRTPAYQNGGFTYDRWMEAQGLPIHRGYYIGDLRTAPLGRWDERECDAAFIQLMGQEGVSEARISEIRPGATLPPLKLAVDELIYVVEGRGLTTVWPSEGAAKTTFEWQTRSMFVVPHNFTHQLSNAQGDRPVRLLHYNYLPVAMSAVQDPSIFFNNPVGVGESVEDQLYAEARGITGEIQGMPAPGSFWYGNFFPDMGAWDKLVPFRGRGAGGTTVFVGFPGSELSCHMSVFPARTYKRAHRHGPGRVIVIPRGEGFSILWEEGKEKIVVPWHEASLFVPPNRWFHQHFNLGGEPARYLAFHPLRQFSGHAESVQDRARDQIDYTAEEPWVREKFEAELAQRGLSTGMPPEAYTIPNYEWGYD
- a CDS encoding aromatic ring-hydroxylating dioxygenase subunit alpha gives rise to the protein MLTEQENERMTRVGPGTPMGTLLRRYWHPIAASAQLKEHGTRPVRLLGEDLVLYRDRQGKLGLVGDRCPHRRAGMVFGIPEQDGLRCAYHGWLFDATGRCLDQPYEQTEDPGSTFRDRVTITAYPVQEKAGMIFAYLGPQPAPLIPNWDLFVWDNVMRDIGTAIIPCNWLQIMENSLDPVHVEWLHTYFSNYVLQRLGRPDLKRYDANLGKTPWKHTKIGFDVFEYGIIKRRLLEGMTEDDDGWSVGHPVVFPNILRTGNAFQIRVPIDDTHTLYWWYSAHPPRPGLEIRPQETIPLYDVPVPGLDEHGQPEWQYLDNNSGQDMAMWYTQGDIADRREEHLGLSDKGVAMYRKLLELNLLKVEKGEDPMNIFRDPATNVCHELHTEQVLFNRGDPNQISRAGQASKYSPVLKEAAIRLQGEKAVLEPVH
- a CDS encoding pyridoxamine 5'-phosphate oxidase family protein, with amino-acid sequence MSQDHPAADRPQFPEGYGVDRTHRADMLSWDDAGERLAAARNYWVCTADAAGRPHAAPVWGLWSDGALYFSTDPASRKGRNLAARPEVVVHLESGDDVVIIEGTAERVRDVALLEGLVDPYERKYGVRVDFTDESFAVYVARPRRAFAWFERTFPTTATRWRFDA